In one window of Henckelia pumila isolate YLH828 chromosome 1, ASM3356847v2, whole genome shotgun sequence DNA:
- the LOC140874524 gene encoding uncharacterized protein, producing the protein MAVGNGQIARVCGICTQVGHATDMCPTLQEGFAEQVNAAGGFPGPPQQKYDPYSNTYNPGWRDHPNLRYGNPPANQAYKPPYPPPQRPPIPTPGESLENIVQNLATNTLAFQQDTRTSIQNLNTQMGQLAAAISKLEAQNSSRLPSQTVVNPKENVSAITLRSGKELQIQDGLVKEPIETEREKKSKVKEREPIPKEAPRALKDSRKNEGIKELYETFRRCEVNIPLLDAIKQVPTKCKDPGMFSFPCQIGGVQLDTAMLDLGASINVMPYFVYASLNLGPLNETDIVIQMADRSTIFPRGLLEDVLVEVGDLVFLVDFYVLDMKSNELNSPILLGRPFLKTSKSIIDVDNGNLTMEFDGKIAKFDIFDTLKIPGRESVVNILVTPAEISTAENFFSDMQALKTATKCPPDNAKRIPMRKEKRGQGASTSKKLTQQMLGTKFFGKCFKWVKVDKGTKFKPT; encoded by the exons atggctgtagggaatggacagattGCAAGGGTATGCGGAATTTGCACTCAAGTAggacatgcaactgacatgtgtcccactctTCAAGAGGGATTTGCGGAGCAAGTCAATGCAGCAGGAGGATTTCCAGGGCCACCTCAGCAGAAGTATGATCCTTACTCtaacacatacaatccaggtTGGAGGGATCATCCAAACCTCAGATATGGCAATCCTCCAGCAAATCAAGCTTATAAGCCGCCGTACCCTCCACCACAGCGTCCTCCGATTCCTACTCCAGGTGAGTCTCTTGAAAACATAGTTCAGAATCTTGCCACTAATACCTTGGCTTTTCAACAGGACACCAGGACGAGcatccaaaacttaaatacCCAAATGGGGCAGCTCGCTGCAGCAATTAGCAAGTTGGAAGCACAAAATTCCAGCCGTTTGCCTTCACAAACAGTGGTGAATCCGAAGGAGAACGTGAGTGCTATCactttgaggagtggaaaggagCTGCAGATTCAAGACGGATTGGTCAAAGAACCGATAGAGACtgaaagggaaaaaaaatctAAGGTGAAGGAGCGTGAGCCCATTCCTAAAGAAGCACcgagag ctttAAAGGACTCTAGGAAAAATGAGGGGATAAAGGAgctctatgaaacttttcgtagatgcgaGGTAAACATTCCactgttagatgctattaagcaa GTacctacaaaatgcaaggacccaGGTATGTTCTCGTTTCCATGTCAAATAGGAGGTGTTCAGCTTGATACGGCCatgctagatttaggagcatctATTAACGTCATGCCATACTTtgtttatgcttccttaaatcTTGGGCCTTTGAATGAAACTGATATTGTCATCCAAATGGCTGATCGATCTACTATTTTTCCAAGGGGTTTGTTAGAAGATGTTTTAGTAGAAGTTGGTGACTTGGTCTTTCTTGTTGATTTCTATGTTCTTGACATGAAAAGTAATGAAttgaatagtcctattttgttaggaagaccatttttgaaaacttctaaGTCTATCATAGATGTTGATAACGGTAATCTCACGATGGAATTCGATGGAAAAATTgctaaatttgatatttttgataccctgaAAATTCCTGGCcgtgaaagtgttgttaatatTCTTGTAACACCTGCTGAAATTTCTACTGCTGAAAACTTTTTCTCTGATATGCAGGCACTAAAAACTGCGACAAAATGTCCTCCTGATAACGCGAAAAGGATTCCCATGAGAAAAGAGAAACGGGGTCAAGGAGCTAGCACCTCCAAGAAATTGACGCAGCAAATGCTTGGGAcaaaattttttggaaaatgttttaaatgggtgaaggtggacaaaGGAACCAAATTTAAACCAACCTAA
- the LOC140876308 gene encoding transcription factor bHLH62-like — protein MEKEYLTNNGILIPQYQFQNTMPNAWNISVNCSYLDANSSAEQFESVDMAPKFSCFNGHESFSTTPPSSILKRAGSFLETMKYSNKKNTRFSNDQSHGAETTSKTSHDQDHDRKRKSGSSIVHSKEDHHDRHDSILVKELEGEEELASTKRWKETAEPPKDYIHVRARRGQATDSHSLAERVRREKIGERMKLLQDLVPGCNKVTGKALMLDEIINYVKSLQCQVEFLSMKLSSVNPDVDININNIISKNMLQQNAILQPQVQQILYPLDPSPFYNHQSAQQLIDPLPSIDPFGESLPQFRAFGEDDLHSIVQMSLGLDPVKDFTLHPQNFSAPKQTSNTKVWG, from the exons atgGAGAAAGAATACTTGACAAACAATGGAATCCTTATCCCACAATACCAATTCCAAAACACAATGCCAAATGCATGGAATATTTCTGTTAATTGCAGTTACTTGGATGCCAACTCCTCCGCCGAACAATTCGAGTCAGTCGACATGGCGCCCAAGTTCTCTTGCTTCAATGGGCATGAGTCATTCAGTACTACTCCTCCATCATCAATATTGAAGAGAGCTGGATCTTTTCTAGAAACCATGAAGTACTCGAACAAGAAAAACACTAGATTTTCCAACGACCAATCTCATGGCGCAGAAACAACCTCAAAAACATCACACGACCAAGATCATGATCGTAAAAGAAAATCTGGATCAAGCATTGTACATTCCAAAGAAGATCATCATGATCGCCATGATTCGATTTTGGTTAAG GAATTGGAAGGGGAAGAAGAATTAGCAAGCACAAAGCGTTGGAAAGAAACAGCGGAGCCACCAAAGGACTATATCCATGTCAGGGCAAGAAGGGGCCAGGCCACTGACAGCCACAGTCTTGCTGAAAGA GTGCGACGGGAGAAGATCGGGGAGAGGATGAAACTTCTCCAGGATCTTGTACCAGGTTGTAATAAG gtCACTGGAAAGGCACTAATGCTCGATGAGATCATAAATTATGTGAAATCTTTGCAATGCCAAGTTGAG TTTTTGTCCATGAAATTATCCTCTGTGAATCCAGACGTGGATATTAACATCAACAATATTATTTCCAAGAAT ATGCTTCAACAAAATGCAATCCTACAACCACAAGTCCAACAAATTTTGTACCCTTTGGATCCCTCACCATTTTACAATCACCAAAGTGCACAACAACTAATTGACCCTTTACCTTCTATTGATCCCTTTGGTGAAAGTCTTCCTCAG TTTCGAGCATTTGGCGAAGATGACTTACACAGCATTGTTCAAATGAGTCTCGGCCTAGATCCTGTCAAGGACTTCACTCTTCATCCTCAAAATTTTTCCG CTCCGAAACAAACTTCTAACACCAAAGTTTGGGGGTGA